GATCTTGCTAGTGGAGACCATCTTCTTCGGATAAAGAGTCAACTGGGAATCAAACAAGAGCTGCTTGGCTAATGGCTACTTCTATAAGCTTCGAGGACGAAGCACCTCCcgtgtgattttttttattatcttcatCGTACAGATTTGAAACTCCTCCCCCAACCTAATAAATTGCAACACTAGCCCCCTCTGCTTTGACTTGTTTCGCATTTGACCCAAATAGTTTTATAGAAACAAGTTAGCACCCTTCTCAGTTCTCACTTGTTTCAATCAAACCCATTTTATCAGATATTTTGGTGTGAGTGAAGGTGCAAATGAATATTTTAGACCAATACACAAGTCTGGAATATAATGGACACCATTATGTAGTAACTAGCGTATTCATGTTTACAAGTTTCTAACCTTGTTATTGTTATCTGTCTCTGCTTTGGTTACCATTTCTGCGAGGATCATTGCATTGATCCATCGTGTCGTATTCTTTACCAtcattacttcttcttcatgttctaGATTCTTGTTCAGTGTTTTGATCGAAGTTGTTTATATGattgtaaaactaaaaacaccAGCTAAGTTAAAGAACAAAACAGTTTGAAGTTCTTCTAATAACATCAATCGTTCCAAAGAACATTCTTATTTATAGGATACATTGATAAAATTTGttctcttcttaaccttctGATCCAAACTTCTGGATTCCAGACCAGAACAAAGAACTAACAAACTACATCAAACTATCAAAGAAATATCACTGTGTGAAACTGAAAGAAATCTTTTGTTGTTTAAACTTCGAGATACTTGATGGCAGTCTGAACATCCTTGTCGCCTCTCCCACTGAAGTTTAAGACCACTCTGGCTCCATCAGGTAGCGTCGGACAAAGCTTCTCGAGATGGGCCAATGCGTGCGATGTCTCCAATGCTGGGATTATTCCCTCCAACCGAGACACTCTCTTGAACGCTACATGGGGAGATTAAGAATACACGAATGCAAGTTCTCATGAGATGTGAAAGAAACATATAAAGTAAGACAAATGATGTGCCGGTTAAGTACCTTCTAAGGCTTCTTCATCTGTAACGCTATAGTATTCAGCCCGTCCCATGTCTTTAAGGAAACTATGCTCGGGTCCGACTCCAGGGTAGTCCAATCTGATTACATAACTTTTACTCCTTAGATAAAGGTGACAGACATAATCATGGCTTAAAACAAGATTTGAACAGAGAGAAATCTCGTACCCGGCACTGATGGAGTGTGGTTCAATGATTTGACCATCATCATCTTGCAGCAAGTAACTCATAGCTCCGTGGAGTACACCGACATCTCCTTTTGTCAATGTGGCAGCGTGTTTGCCGCTGTCCAATCCAAATCCAGCGGCTTCCACACCGATCATTCGAATCTCTGTGTCATCGACAAATTCATGGAAGAGTCCCATAGCATTCGAACCCCCACCAACACAAGCAACCAGAACATCAGGCTTCCCACCCCATTTCTCCATTGCTTGTCTCCTTGTTTCTTTACCAATCACAGCATGAAAGTCTCTGACCATCATAGGATAAGGATGAGGACCCGCAACAGATCCCAATATGTAATGTGTAGTCTCCACATTTGTCACCCAATCCCTTATAGCTTCGGAAGTTGCATCCTTTAAAGTCGCTGTTCCAGAGTGGACTCGTCTAACCTACAAGCACCATCATTAGATAACAACAATTCAAAAGCATTGCGACTTTACACAAGATTTATGCATAGAATTCACATCACCTCAGCACCTAGAAGACGCATCCTGAACACATTAAGAGCTTGTCTCTCCATATCTTGAGCACCCATGTAGATAATGCACTGCAAACCAAAACGTGCACACACGGTAGCTGTGGCTACACCATGCTGACCAGCCCCTGTCTCAGCGATAATCCGTTTCTTTCCTAAACGTTTGGCGAGAAGAGCCTGAGCCACAGCGTTGTTGATCTTGTGAGCACCGGTGTGGTTCAAGTCTTCCCTTTTGAGGTATATGAGAGGTCCTTCACCGTTTTCTCTGCGGTAATGCTCAGTAAGCCTCTCAGCAAAGTAAAGCGGACTCTCCCGACCAACGTAGTCTTTCAAGATCTCTGCCAATTCTTTCTATAGTTGCATCAAACATCAATCTCAGACATTGCCTAACAAACGAATTAACCAGAAAAGACTTCCAAACTTTCGAATTGAGTCAATATAGAGGAGACAAGATGAAAAATAGAACCGGCCTAATTTACCTGAAAATCTTGGTCGGTGGCGAGAGCATAGAAAGCGGTTTCGAGTTCAGAGAGGGCGTGCATTAGAGTTTCAGGGACGTACTTGCCGCCGAACTTGCCGAACCGACCGAACGAATCGGGTCGTTGCCACAGGCGAGAATCAGATCCAGCGGCCTCCGTCATGAGAATAGATGGGTCCTTGGCGATGGTACAGGAGACGGAGAACGAAGAAGAGGAGCGTGAGCGAGAGGATGGCAGAGGGGTAAATAGAGGGAGTTTGGAGGGCGATTTCAGATGATGGGTCGATTCGGAAGAAGCTGAAAC
The sequence above is a segment of the Camelina sativa cultivar DH55 chromosome 10, Cs, whole genome shotgun sequence genome. Coding sequences within it:
- the LOC104717526 gene encoding tryptophan synthase beta chain 2, chloroplastic isoform X1; translation: MATATGTAAATFRPSVSASSESTHHLKSPSKLPLFTPLPSSRSRSSSSFSVSCTIAKDPSILMTEAAGSDSRLWQRPDSFGRFGKFGGKYVPETLMHALSELETAFYALATDQDFQKELAEILKDYVGRESPLYFAERLTEHYRRENGEGPLIYLKREDLNHTGAHKINNAVAQALLAKRLGKKRIIAETGAGQHGVATATVCARFGLQCIIYMGAQDMERQALNVFRMRLLGAEVRRVHSGTATLKDATSEAIRDWVTNVETTHYILGSVAGPHPYPMMVRDFHAVIGKETRRQAMEKWGGKPDVLVACVGGGSNAMGLFHEFVDDTEIRMIGVEAAGFGLDSGKHAATLTKGDVGVLHGAMSYLLQDDDGQIIEPHSISAGLDYPGVGPEHSFLKDMGRAEYYSVTDEEALEAFKRVSRLEGIIPALETSHALAHLEKLCPTLPDGARVVLNFSGRGDKDVQTAIKYLEV
- the LOC104717526 gene encoding tryptophan synthase beta chain 2, chloroplastic isoform X2 gives rise to the protein MTEAAGSDSRLWQRPDSFGRFGKFGGKYVPETLMHALSELETAFYALATDQDFQKELAEILKDYVGRESPLYFAERLTEHYRRENGEGPLIYLKREDLNHTGAHKINNAVAQALLAKRLGKKRIIAETGAGQHGVATATVCARFGLQCIIYMGAQDMERQALNVFRMRLLGAEVRRVHSGTATLKDATSEAIRDWVTNVETTHYILGSVAGPHPYPMMVRDFHAVIGKETRRQAMEKWGGKPDVLVACVGGGSNAMGLFHEFVDDTEIRMIGVEAAGFGLDSGKHAATLTKGDVGVLHGAMSYLLQDDDGQIIEPHSISAGLDYPGVGPEHSFLKDMGRAEYYSVTDEEALEAFKRVSRLEGIIPALETSHALAHLEKLCPTLPDGARVVLNFSGRGDKDVQTAIKYLEV